In Colletotrichum higginsianum IMI 349063 chromosome 3, whole genome shotgun sequence, a genomic segment contains:
- a CDS encoding Multicopper oxidase → MNDKYTRNAESDSGSDGHGRPAYLINGDTPGPVLTVNEGETLEAFVDNQLAIETTIHWHGIYQINEPWNDGVPGVTQWATEPRDNYTYRFTPQGQYGSYFYHGHFGPAFSDGQRGPLWIIPAEWRPRPYELISKKEHDIRAMRSAEKSPRHIIVADWNDQPMDMYLIRFRDTGYIPTCANSLTLNGRGGTRCESARDIEDAGGPGRNERGCLWRIPGHEYTNVEYCTETRPELEIVQAEPGEEWVWINFIHSGAHHSLAISIDEHEFWVVAADGEFVHPQKVVRTHINLGERTSILVKLDKPPGDYAIRLHSLRFEQMIQGAGILRYATNKALTEHSNRIVPNTKPWLHLNGSVINAADKAMDETKLAPYPHRPPPDKADFTLRFMVNKTGPSTWVLNSAPHEFFRQNVPPIMWNEKSRGRTSWGDSNGFLRNGSVVDLIIENGAQVDSSHPFHKHNHKVWIIAQGDGGFPWRDVNDAVRNGGAKHFNLVDPPFRDGFTLEAGEGKFVVVRYKIYFPAVSMLHCHMIHHFASGQQVILLEGMEVMPPVPQDLKDKPHVEFDFPPRYGPLD, encoded by the exons ATGAATGACAAGTACACGAGAAACGCTGAGTCTGACTCGGGATCAGATGGCCACGGCCGTCCAGCTTATTTGATAAATGGCGATACTCCCGGGCCTGTCCTCACCGTCAACGAGGGCGAGACCCTGGAAGCGTTTGTGGACAACCAACTCGCGATTGAGACTACGATTCACTG GCATGGAATCTACCAAATCAATGAGCCCTGGAATGACGGCGTGCCCGGTGTGACCCAG TGGGCTACTGAGCCCAGAGACAACTACACATATCGATTCACTCCTCAGGGCCAGTATGGAAGCTACTTCTACCACGGGCACTTTGGACCAGCCTTCTCAGAT GGCCAACGTGGTCCGCTATGGATCATTCCAGCCGAATGGCGTCCGAGGCCGTACGAGTTGATATCCAAAAAGGAGCATGACATCCGCGCCATGCGGTCGGCGGAGAAGTCGCCCCGTcacatcatcgtcgccgactGGAATGACCAGCCGATGGATATGTACCTGATCCGCTTCCGCGACACCGGCTACATCCCGACATGTGCCAACAGCCTTACGCTCAACGGGCGGGGCGGCACCCGGTGCGAGTCCGCCCGGGACATCGAAGATGCCGGGGGCCCCGGGCGCAACGAGCGGGGCTGCCTCTGGCGGATCCCAGGACATGAGTACACCAACGTGGAATACTGCACCGAGACGCGTCCAGAGCTTGAGATCGTGCAGGCCGAGCCGGGCGAGGAGTGGGTGTGGATTAACTTCATTCACTCCGGGGCCCACCACTCTTTGGCCATCAGCATCGACGAGCACGAGTTTTGGGTCGTTGCTGCCGATGGCGAGTTCGTCCATCCGCAAAAGGTAGTGCGAACTCACATTAATTTGGGCGAGAGGACGAG TATTCTTGTCAAACTGGACAAACCGCCTGGTGATTATGCCATCAGGTTGCATTCTCTCCGGTTCGAACAGATGATCCAGGGTGCCGGTATTCTCCGGTATGCTACAAACAAG GCCCTGACCGAGCACTCCAACCGAATTGTCCCTAATACGAAACCATGGCTGCATCTCAATGGCAGTgtcatcaacgccgccgacaaggcgATGGACGAGACCAAGCTGGCCCCGTATCCGCATCGTCCGCCACCTGACAAGGCCGACTTCACGCTTAGATTCATGGTCAACAAGACGGGCCCGTCGACGTGGGTGCTGAACTCCGCCCCGCACGAGTTCTTCCGGCAGAACGTCCCCCCCATCATGTGGAACGAGAAGTCCCGCGGCAGAACGTCGTGGGGGGACTCAAACGGATTCCTCAGGAACGGTTCCGTCGTCGATCTGATCATCGAGAACGGCGCCCAGGTCGACTCCAGCCACCCCTTCCACAAACACAACCACAAGGTGTGGATCATTGCCCAGGGCGACGGTGGGTTCCCCTGGAGGGACGTCAACGACGCCGTGAGGAACGGGGGGGCTAAACACTTCAACCTGGTTGACCCGCCCTTCCGCGACGGGTTCACTCTCGAGGCAGGAGAAGGCAAGTTTGTCGTGGTTCGGTACAAAATCTATTTCCCCGCTGTCAGCATGCTGCATTGTCACATGATCCACCATTTCGCG AGTGGGCAACAGGTCATTCTGCTGGAGGGGATGGAGGTAATGCCTCCAGTGCCGCAGGACTTGAAGGACAAGCCCCATGTTGAATTTGACTTTCCTCCGCGGTATGGGCCATTGGACTGA
- a CDS encoding Nucleoside diphosphate kinase, whose protein sequence is MAGGGPHHDGGDPASKHKKQQENNKNNADASFPEYARRTAEKLPPPTFIILALLFGLYIIFSSSQQNQRSAADLSSSPVVPSVVTTTIYHEQQQHTPPPQHLVVDPSPKMSTEQTFIAIKPDGVQRGLIGPIVSRFESRGFKLVAIKLVTPGKDHLEAHYADLKDKPFFGGLIQYMLSGPICAMVWEGRDAVKTGRTILGATNPLASAPGTIRGDYAIDVGRNVCHGSDSVENAKKEIALWFKDGEAVQYKSSQFDWIYEKP, encoded by the exons atggctgGAGGCGGACCccaccacgacggcggcgaccccGCCTCAAAGCACAAAAAGCAGCAGGAGAATAATAAGAATAATGCAGACGCAAGCTTCCCCGAGTACGCCCGCCGCACCGCCGAAAAGCTGCCCCCGCCCACCTTCATAATTCTCGCGCTTCTTTTCGGCTTGTACATAATTTTTTCCTCGAGCCAACAAAACCAGCGGTCAGCAGCAgacctttcttcttctcccgtCGTCCCCTCCGTTGTCACCACCACAATCTACCacgaacaacaacaacacactcctcctcctcaacacCTTGTCGTTGATCCCTCGCCCAAAATGTCTACCGAGCAGAC CTTCATTGCCATCAAGCCTGACGGCGTTCAG CGCGGCCTGATCGGCCCCATCGTCTCTCGCTTCGAGAGCCGTGG CTTCAAGCTCGTCGCCATCAAGCTTGTCACCCCCGGCAAGGACCACCTCGAGGCTCACT ACGCTGACCTCAAGGACAAGCCCTTCTTCGGTGGCCTCATCCAGT ACATGCTTTCTGGCCCCATCTGCGCCATGGTCTGGGAGGGCCGTGACGCCGTCAAGACTGGCCGCA CCATCCTCGGTGCCACCAACCCCCTTGCCTCTGCCCCCGGCACCATCCGTGGCGACTACGCCATCGATGTCGGCCGCAACGTCTGCCACGGCTCCGACTCCGTCGAGaacgccaagaaggagattGCTCTCTGGTTCAAGGACGGTGAGGCTGTTCAGTACAAGTCTTCCCAGTTCGACTGGATCTACGAGAAGCCTTAA
- a CDS encoding Glycosyl hydrolase family 31 yields the protein MRSLGRSSSKWTAFFGVLAALSCMIQPAVMVKENDFKKCHQSGFCKRNRDYADNAVSQASTWAAPYRILADSASLKDGQLQAVILKTINDAQETVRLPITVSFLESGTARVSVDEEKRQKGEIQLRNDSPARKERYNEAEKHTIVGGLNLDKNAKVAYQDKDQITVQYGPSSKFEAVIKFSPFSVDFKRDGASHIKLNDRGLLNMEHWRPKVDKPAEEKKEGDESTEKTDDAAAAAVESTEVKTEDESTWWDETFGGNTDTKPRGPESVALDISFVGYEHVFGIPEHAGPLSLKETRGGDGKYSEPYRLYNADVFEYILDSPMTLYGSIPLMQAHRKDSTVGVFWLNGAETWIDITKDKTSSNPLALGVGSKTNTQTHWISESGILDVFIFLGPSPKDISKNYGELTGTTAMPQEFALGYHQCRWNYISDDDVKDVDRKFDKFKIPYDVIWLDIEYTDGKKYFTWDGDMFKDPIGMGQALDEHGRNLVVIIDPHIKNEGKYDITEQMNSKGLAVLNKEAKTFEGWCWPGSSHWVDCFNPKAIEWWSGLFNYDAFKGTMENTFIWNDMNEPSVFNGPEVTMPKDNIHHGGWEHRDVHNINGMTFHNATFQALLSRKKGELRRPFVLTRSFYAGSQRLGAMWTGDNQASWEHLGAAVPMILNQGISGFPFAGADVGGFFGNPEPELMARWYQGGAFYPFFRGHAHIDARRREPYMLAEPFRSILTAALRLRYSLMPSWYTAFFHAHRDGSPIVRPMFWTNPEEESGFAIDDQLFVGSTGLLHKPVVEKDKESVDIFIPDDEVYYDYFTYEKLPTKKGQYLTKAVALDQVALLMRGGHIFPRRDRPRRSSKLMRFDDYTLVVSVSKDGKAEGELYVDDGDSYEHEKGQYIYRRFELADGALTSSDAEGRDTKSIKAGSWLKAMKEVYVDKIVVVGAPGSLSKKEVTVESEGKTWTVPVQYHAAEKGRAAYAVVGRVGARTGDDWSIKLA from the exons ATGCGGTCCCTCGGCAGGTCGTCCAGCAAATGGACGGCTTTCTTTGGTGTACTGGCGGCACTGAGCTGCATGATCCAGCCTGCAG TCATGGTTAAGGAAAATGACTTCAAGAAGTGCCACCAGTCCGGGTTCTGCAAGCGCAACCGCGACTACGCCGACAACGCCGTCTCCCAGGCCTCGACCTGGGCTGCCCCTTACCGAATTCTCGCCGACTCCGCCTCCCTCAAAGACGGCCAGCTCCAAGCTGTCATTCTCAAGACGATCAACGATGCCCAGGAAACCGTCCGCCTCCCCATTACCGTCTCCTTCCTCGAGTCCGGCACCGCCCGCGTgagcgtcgacgaggagaagcgcCAGAAGGGTGAAATCCAGCTGCGTAACGACAGCCCTGCCCGCAAGGAGCGCTacaacgaggccgagaaaCACACCATTGTCGGCGGGCTCAATCTCGACAAGAACGCCAAGGTTGCCTATCAGGACAAGGACCAGATCACCGTCCAGTATGGCCCGTCTTCCAAATTCGAGGCTGTCATCAAGTTCTCTCCCTTCAGCGTCGACTTCAAGCGCGATGGCGCTTCCCACATCAAACTCAACGACCGTGGCCTGCTCAACATGGAGCACTGGCGCCCTAAGGTGGATAAGCCTGctgaggagaagaaggagggcgacgagagcaCCGAGAAGAcagacgacgccgccgccgccgccgtcgagtcCACCGAAGTCAAGACGGAGGACGAGAGCACCTGGTGGGATGAGACATTCGGTGGTAACACCGACACCAAGCCCCGTGGCCCCGAGAGTGTCGCCCTCGACATCTCTTTCGTCGGATACGAGCACGTCTTCGGTATCCCCGAGCATGCTGGCCCGCTGTCCCTGAAGGAGACCCGAGGCGGTGATGGCAAGTACAGCGAGCCGTACAGACTCTACAACGCCGACGTTTTCGAGTACATCCTCGATAGCCCAATGACTTTGTACGGCTCCATCCCTTTGATGCAGGCGCACCGCAAGGACTCCACCGTCGGTGTCTTTTGGCTCAACGGCGCCGAGACCTGGATTGACATCACCAAGGACAAGACTTCTTCCAACCCCttggccctcggcgtcggctccAAGACCAACACCCAGACCCACTGGATCTCTGAGTCTGGCATTCTCGAtgtcttcatcttcctggGTCCTTCTCCCAAAGACATTTCCAAGAACTACGGAGAGCTCACCGGCACCACCGCCATGCCTCAGGAGTTCGCGCTCGGCTACCACCAGTGCCGCTGGAACTACATctctgatgatgatgtcAAGGACGTTGACCGCAAGTTTGATAAGTTCAAGATTCCTTACGACGTCATTTGGCTCGATATCGAGTACACCGATGGCAAGAAGTACTTTACTTGGGATGGCGACATGTTCAAGGACCCTATCGGCATGGGCCAGGCCCTCGATGAGCACGGAAGAAACCTCGTCGTCATTATTGATCCCCATATTAAGAACGAGGGTAAATACGACATTACGGAGCAGATGAACTCGAAGGGCCTTGCTGTCCTGAACAAGGAGGCCAAGACTTTCGAGGGTTGGTGCTGGCCTGGCTCGTCACACTGGGTCGACTGCTTCAACCCCAAGGCCATTGAGTGGTGGAGCGGTCTTTTCAACTACGACGCCTTCAAGGGCACCATGGAGAATACCTTTATCTGGAACGACATGAACGAGCCGTCCGTCTTCAACGGTCCCGAGGTCACAATGCCCAAGGACAACATTCATCACGGAGGCTGGGAGCACCGTGATGTCCACAACATCAATGGCATGACTTTCCACAACGCCACCTTCCAGGCGCTCCTTTCACGCAAGAAGGGCGAGCTCCGCAGGCCTTTTGTCCTCACCCGCTCCTTCTACGCCGGCTCTCAGCGTCTCGGCGCCATGTGGACTGGAGACAACCAGGCCTCCTGGGAGCACCTTGGCGCTGCCGTTCCCATGATCTTGAACCAGGGTATCTCCGGCTTCCCTTTTGCTGGCGCCGACGTTGGCGGCTTCTTCGGTAACCCCGAACCGGAGCTGATGGCCCGTTGGTACCAGGGCGGTGCCTTTTACCCCTTCTTCCGCGGCCACGCCCACAtcgacgcccgccgccgcgagcccTACATGCTTGCGGAGCCGTTCCGAAGCATCCTTACCGCCGCTCTCCGTCTCCGATACAGCCTCATGCCTTCGTGGTACACTGCTTTCTTCCACGCCCACAGAGACGGCAGCCCGATCGTGCGCCCGATGTTCTGGACCAATCCCGAGGAAGAGTCTGGATTCGCCATCGACGACCAGCTGTTCGTTGGGTCGACCGGTCTGCTTCACAAACCCGTTgtcgagaaggacaaggagtCCGTCGACATCTTCATCCCTGATGATGAGGTTTACTACGACTACTTCACTTACGAGAAGCTCCCCACTAAGAAGGGCCAGTACTtgaccaaggccgtcgcTCTCGACCAGGTCGCGCTGCTCATGCGAGGTGGCCATATCTTCCCACGCCGTgaccgtcctcgtcgctctAGCAAGCTCATGCGTTTTGACGACTACACGCTGGTCGTTAGTGTGAGCAAAGATGGCAAGGCCGAGGGTGAGCTGtacgtcgacgacggagacTCTTACGAACACGAGAAGGGCCAGTACATCTACCGCAGATTCGAgcttgccgatggcgccctCACCTCCTctgacgccgagggccgtgACACCAAATCCATCAAAGCTGGTTCTTGGCTCAAGGCCATGAAGGAGGTTTACGTTGACAAGATCGTCGTTGTTGGCGCGCCGGGCTCATTGAGCAAGAAGGAGGTCACTGTCGAGTCAGAGGGCAAGACCTGGACCGTTCCCGTGCAGTACCAtgccgccgagaagggccGCGCCGCGTACGCCGTCGTGGGTAGAGTTGGAGCCCGCACCGGAGACGACTGGAGCATCAAGTTGGCATAG